From a single Apium graveolens cultivar Ventura chromosome 2, ASM990537v1, whole genome shotgun sequence genomic region:
- the LOC141695280 gene encoding uncharacterized protein LOC141695280 yields the protein MPFMLAYGEEVVISVEISHSSPRIQEYNVEENEEGQRLALELIDEVRDEAHANIMEYQKKASFYYKLRVKERFFKQGDLVLRKVEASGVGQRGKLPPNWEGPYKIKSVQERGFYKLETMDGNEVPRTWHAQNLKTY from the coding sequence ATGCCAtttatgttagcatatggggaaGAAGTAGTCATttcagtggagatatcacattcatcTCCGAGAATCCAAGAATACAAtgttgaagaaaatgaggaaggacaaaggttagccctggaaTTAATAGATGAAGTGCGGGATGAAGCACATGCGAATATtatggaatatcagaaaaaagcttcctTTTATTACAAACTAAGGGtgaaagaaaggtttttcaagcAAGGTGATTTGGTcttaaggaaggtggaagcttctggagtAGGCCAGAGGGGAAAACTCcccccgaattgggaagggccatacaagatTAAGAGCGTTCAAGAAAGAGGATTCTACAAGTTGGAGACTATGGATGGAAATGAAGTACCAAGGACTTGGCACGCTCAGAACCTGAAAACTTATTAA